A portion of the Ricinus communis isolate WT05 ecotype wild-type chromosome 10, ASM1957865v1, whole genome shotgun sequence genome contains these proteins:
- the LOC8288389 gene encoding fructose-bisphosphate aldolase 1, cytoplasmic has translation MTAYKGKYADELIANAAYIGTPGKGILAADESTGTIGKRLSSINVENVEENRRALRELLFTAPGALQYLSGVILFEETLYQKTKSGKPFAELLKENGVLPGIKVDKGTVEIAGTDGETTTQGHDGLAQRCQKYYEAGARFAKWRAVLKIGPNEPSQLSINLNAEGLARYAIICQENGLVPIVEPEILVDGPHDINKCAEVTERVLAACYKALNDHHVLLEGTLLKPNMVTPGSDSPKVAPEVVAEYTVRALQRTMPAAVPAVVFLSGGQSEEEATLNLNAMNKLKTKKPWTLSFSFGRALQASTLKAWAGKEENVKKAQEALLVRCKANSEATLGTYKGDATLGEGAAESLHVKDYKY, from the exons ATGACTGCTTACAAGGGCAAATACGCTG ATGAGCTCATTGCCAATGCTGCCTACATTGGCACACCTGGAAAGGGTATCCTTGCTGCCGATGAGTCAACCGGCACAATCGGCAAGCGTCTATCCAGCATCAATGTTGAGAATGTTGAGGAAAACAGGCGTGCCCTTCGGGAGCTACTCTTCACCGCTCCTGGTGCCCTTCAATACCTCAGTGGAGTAATTCTCTTCGAGGAAACCCTGTATCAGAAGACTAAAtcag GCAAGCCTTTTGCTGAGCTTTTGAAGGAGAATGGTGTCCTCCCTGGTATTAAGGTTGACAAGGGTACAGTTGAGATTGCTGGCACCGATGGTGAGACTACAACCCAAGGTCATGATGGGCTTGCCCAACGTTGCCAGAAGTACTATGAAGCTGGTGCGCGATTTGCAAAGTGGCGTGCTGTGCTCAAGATTGGCCCCAATGAGCCATCTCAGCTTTCCATCAATTTGAATGCTGAGGGGTTGGCCAGATATGCCATCATTTGCCAGGAGAATGGTTTGGTCCCAATTGTTGAGCCTGAGATTTTGGTTGATGGACCTCATGATATTAACAAGTGTGCTGAGGTCACTGAGCGTGTTCTTGCTGCCTGCTACAAAGCACTCAATGATCACCATGTCTTGCTTGAGGGAACTCTTTTGAAACCTAACATGGTTACCCCTGGATCAGATTCCCCTAAGGTTGCACCCGAAGTGGTTGCTGAGTACACAGTCCGCGCCCTTCAACGCACTATGCCAGCTGCTGTTCCAGCTGTTGTGTTCTTGTCTGGTGGACAGAGTGAGGAGGAGGCTACCCTCAACCTGAACGCCATGAACAAGCTCAAGACAAAGAAGCCATGGActctttccttctcttttgGACGTGCCCTTCAGGCAAGTACCCTCAAGGCTTGGGCCGGAAAGGAGGAGAATGTGAAGAAGGCTCAGGAAGCATTGCTTGTCAGGTGCAAGGCCAACTCAGAGGCAACTCTCGGAACTTACAAGGGAGATGCTACTCTTGGCGAGGGTGCCGCAGAGAGCCTCCATGTCAAGGACTACAAATACTAA
- the LOC8288397 gene encoding trihelix transcription factor PTL — MEMEDHSHHNQYNIDLRQFITGRPTHFPPIPHPPELFSGHRNLQPPPPPPSQQHHYDMMMLMPGGGVLHDFHSDSNTAAACVPSPAAAAASNSASTTVAAAAANSATLSGLEAEVGCSFGGDGGTGRWPRQETLTLLEIRSRLDSKFKEANQKGPLWDEVSRIMSEEHGYQRSGKKCREKFENLYKYYKKTKEGKAGRQDGKHYRFFRQLEALYGETSNPASVPDTQFVGNSLRFQSAANTSTQANHEAHHSQKLCDSLSFSNSSGFDTSSSEENDLSTATLVENDSMEKRRKRRDGKSWKAKIKEFIDSQMRKLIERQEAWLDKLTKTLEQKEQQRMLREEEWRRQESARIDREHKFWAKERAWIEARDAALMEALKKLTGRDQVDASSPEEQVGTQTIRKRSENLIENGSDQTIHNNVKGDHHSWPENEVTRLMQFRSSMESRFNQSGCIEEEEALWEEIAAEMACIGYERSALMCKEKWDSVNNYIRKTKESNNKKRKENSRGSCYNFQSNDQSVYNPGSGAYCEINEQGQEGSSPANSNAGNAVSDSCFRFLMSDGENLWENYGLKLSKGD, encoded by the exons atgGAAATGGAAGATCACAGTCACCATAATCAGTATAATATAGATCTCAGGCAATTCATTACCGGAAGACCTACTCATTTCCCTCCAATTCCACACCCACCTGAGCTCTTCTCCGGCCACAGGAATCTACAGccgccgccgccgccgccCAGCCAGCAGCACCACTATGatatgatgatgttgatgcCGGGCGGGGGTGTGCTACATGACTTTCACTCCGATTCTAACACAGCTGCTGCTTGCGTCCCTTctcctgctgctgctgctgcttctAATAGTGCTAGCACCactgttgctgctgctgctgctaatAGTGCTACACTAAGTGGGTTAGAAGCTGAGGTTGGTTGTTCTTTTGGTGGTGATGGTGGCACTGGAAGATGGCCTAGACAAGAAACTTTAACACTTCTTGAGATTAGATCTCGTCTTGATTCTAAGTTCAAGGAAGCTAATCAAAAGGGTCCTTTGTGGGATGAGGTTTCtag GATCATGTCCGAGGAGCATGGATATCAAAGGAGTGGCAAGAAATGCAGGGAAAAGTTTGAAAACTTGTACAAATATTACAAGAAAACTAAGGAAGGAAAAGCAGGAAGACAAGATGGTAAGCATTATAGATTCTTTAGACAACTTGAAGCTCTTTATGGAGAAACAAGCAATCCTGCTTCGGTCCCCGATACCCAATTTGTTGGAAATAGTCTTCGGTTTCAATCTGCAGCCAACACCTCTACTCAAGCAAACCACGAGGCCCATCATTCTCAAAAGCTTTGTGATAGTCTTAGTTTCTCTAACTCCTCCGGGTTCGATACTTCTTCTtctgaagaaaatgatttaagcACGGCTACCCTAGTGGAGAATGATTCTATGGAAAAGAGGAGGAAGAGGAGAGATGGAAAGAGCTGGAAGGCGAAGATTAAAGAATTCATTGATTCGCAGATGAGGAAGTTGATTGAGAGGCAAGAGGCATGGTTGGACAAATTGACAAAGACTCTCGAACAAAAAGAACAGCAAAGAATGTTAAGAGAGGAAGAATGGAGGAGACAAGAATCTGCCAGGATAGATAGAGAGCACAAGTTTTGGGCTAAAGAACGAGCCTGGATCGAGGCTCGTGATGCTGCTTTAATGGAAGCTCTCAAAAAACTGACAGGAAGAGATCAAGTGGATGCTTCATCTCCTGAAGAGCAAGTGGGGACTCAGACAATTCGGAAAAGAAGCGAAAATCTGATTGAAAATGGAAGTGATCAGACAATTCATAACAATGTGAAAGGCGATCATCATAGCTGGCCGGAAAATGAAGTTACAAGACTAATGCAATTTAGAAGTAGCATGGAATCAAGATTCAACCAAAGCGGGTGCATTGAAGAAGAGGAAGCTTTATGGGAGGAAATAGCAGCTGAGATGGCTTGTATCGGGTATGAAAGAAGTGCATTAATGTGTAAAGAGAAATGGGATAGCGTCAACAATTATATCAGGAAAACTAAGGAAAGTAATAACAAGAAACGCAAGGAGAATTCCAGAGGAAGCTGTTATAATTTCCAAAGCAATGATCAGTCTGTATACAATCCAGGATCAGGAGCTTACTGTGAGATTAATGAACAAGGGCAAGAAGGTTCATCGCCAGCAAATTCTAATGCAGGAAATGCAGTAAGTGATAGCTGTTTTCGTTTCTTGATGAGTGATGGGGAGAATTTGTGGGAGAACTACGGATTGAAGCTTAGCAAAGGAGATTAA